The Chitinivibrio alkaliphilus ACht1 genome segment CAATAAGCCCCTGTGGCGCAGTAAGTATGTAGGTAAAGCATTCATCTCCGCTTTCTGTCATTTTTCGCTGTGAGCTGATACGTGCACCGAGTTTTTCAAAAACAAGAAAGTGAGTATCAATACGCCGGCGACCAATCCTGTCTCCGCCGGGTTGGGGGATAATTGCTTCTCCTGTTCGAACCAGCAGGGTCGAGGCAAAGAGGATAGATCCGCGTATTTTCTGAGAGAGTTCAAGGGGAAGGGTTGCTGTACGTATATGATCTGAGTGAATTGTGACGGTGTGGTCCTTTGTCTCAATGAGAGCACCAAGATGTGTTGCAATAGCACACATTCCTTCCACGTCTCCAATGGCAGGAACATTGGTAAGAACGGTTTTTTTCTTCGTCAACAGGGCAGCAGCAATGAGAGGAAGGGCTTCGTTCTTATTTCCGGATATCGCCAGTTTCCCTGAAAGCCGTTTTTTTCCTGTTACCTTAAATTTACTCATATCCTGAACCTCAGGGTTGATTTTTAATTTTTTTGCTATCTTGTTACTTGAAATGGTTGTTCGTAGAAATTATATTATGATAGGAATCGCCTGCTAATTTTGCGAAAAATAACCTATTGCCTCGCGTTGTATGGCGTTTACCGAACAATTTATCCGAGGTAACCGACTCTGTTGCGGGATGCCACGCTGTCTTGCAGAAGGCTGAACAGAGCAGGCGGAATACCACCATATTAATTATGCGGGATAAACTGATTACTAATGGCGGGGCAATAGGCCTATATATATCGATACTAGTCACTTTAATATTTTTAACAGATCGTATGGTGTTATGGCAAAAGTAATCTCCGATGTGTCCAGAACGTTTTCCGAATATTTGCTTCTCCCCGGATTGACAAAGCGTACAGCTTCTCCGGCGAAGGTGTCTTTATGTACACCAATCTCACGCTATGGTACGGGAGAAACCCCGCGGTTATCTTTGAATATCCCCTTCGTTTCTGCGTCTATGCAAGCGGTGTCTGGAGTTGATATGGCGACCGCCTTGGCTCGTAAAGGGGGAGCCGCCTTTATTTTTGCCTCGCAGTCCATAGATGATCAGGCTGCCATGGTGCGAGCAGTAAAAAAATATAAGGCTGGGTTTGTTCTCAGCGACACCAATGCAACCCCGGATACTCCCTTGTCGGCGGTGTTGGAGAAGATTGCTCAGACGGGACACTCCACGGTTGCCGTTACTGATGATGGTTCAGCCACAGGTCGTTTTTTAGGGATTGTTACAGATAAGGATTACTGGGTTAAGGAGGACGATTTATCTCGCCCTGTTTCTGCCTATATGACCCCTGTGGAGAACGTTTATTTAGCCCATTCGGGTGTGTCTCTTCATGAGGCAAATTGCTTGTTGCGAAAATATCGGAAAGACTGTCTGCCTGTTATTAACGCAGAGGGGCATCTTGATTCTTTGGTATTTCGGAAAGACTTTATTGAACACACGGATAATCCTCTTGAACTGATCGATTCTGAGAAACGTTTAATTGCAGCAGCTGGTATTAACACGCACGATTATAAAGAGCGTGTACCTGCTCTTGTTGCGGCGGGCGTAGATGTTCTGACAATTGATTCTTCTGATGGGTATTCAGAGTATCAGCGTGATTGCGCATTGTGGATTCGAGAAAAATATGGCGACTCCCTTGTTGTGGGGGGTGGTAATGTTGTTTCGGCCGATGGGTTTCGGTATCTTGCAGAAGAGGCCCAGCTTGACTTTGTAAAAGTTGGGATCGGCGGCGGCTCTATTTGCATTACCCGTGAGCAAAAAGGTATTGGCCGTGGCCAGGCATCGGCTGTGCTTGAGGTGGCTGCTGCACGTGATGAATATTATGAAAAGACCGGCGTCTATGTACCCATCTGTTCAGATGGGGGCCTCTCCAATGATACGCAAATTATTATTGCTACGGCCATGGGGGCCGATTTTGTCATGATGGGCCGCTATTTTGCCATGACCGATGAGTCTCCCACGGAAAAGCTTTCTATTCGCGGTCAACGGTACAAAGCGTACTGGGGAGAAGGGTCAAACCGTGCACGCAATTGGCAGCGGTATAGCGATGAGAAAAATTCCAGCGGTAAGATGAAGTTTGAAGAGGGGGTTGATGCTTATGTTCCTGCTTCAGGGCCTTTGTCGGAGGTGCTGGATGTTACCTTGGCAAAACTACGATCTACCATGTGTAATGTGGGGGCGGATAGCCTCAAAGACTTTTCCCAAAAGGCTGTGTTAACACGGATTTCTGAGCAATCCTTTGTAGAAGGAGGAACTTCCAATGTGGTACAGCTTGACCAAACTCATTCTGAAGGGTAGATTTTGTTGAAGGATCTCTTATTTCCTTTTATGTAACGTTGGAAGAGTAACTGCTGTCCCCGTGGAGATATATATCATGAGACCGTTGGCCCACAGGATGGGCGAGAGTCTTTTTATGACCTTTAAGAAGAGCCAATTTTATCTTCGTGACCTTTACAATACTGTACGGTATGGTGGTTCCTGCCCTCTTTCGGCGCAGCGTATTTATATTGATCCCCGAAAGATTACTTACTACACGAGTTACTCTAAAACCGGAATGAAACGCCGCTTTACCGGAAAAGTTATGGGGGGAGATTGGGATATTCGGGTGAGCAGGATTGAAGAATCGGACAAGTATCGCGCATGCTATCGTCATTTTATTCAAAATACTCCGTGGAGTGAAAGCGGTGTGTATGAGAGTTTTGCACGGCGCTTTTCCCGTCATAGCTCGCCAGATGGCTGTGCTTCTTGGAGTGATGTGGAAGAACGATATGCCGGGGTTGATGCCTTGTTTTCCTCTCTTCAATCGGGGGGGGAGTTTAAAACGCAGAAACAGTTGAAGGGGAAGAGGGCTTTTCGAGAGTATGGCGGTGTTCTCATACATATCGATCGTCATGGTCTTCCCCTTTTTGGTGCTGGAGGATGGCATCGGATGATCATGGCACAGCTGTTGCATTTAGAACGAATTCCCGCGCAATTAGGGGTGGTTCATACGGAGGCGTTGCGAAACAACCGATTTTCCTTATCTCCCACGGGAGCACTTATTTCATATCGTGAGCAGACCGAATGAGGTATCTCGATACGCTCCCGGTCGATTTTGTATATACCTGGGTAAACGATCAAGATCCTGCGTGGCAGCGGCGAAAACAGCGTGCGCTGGGGGGCTCTACCGTGGAGGCTGCTGCAGTAGAATCATGCCGCTTTGTAAATAGTGATGAGCTCCGATACTCCTTGCGCTCAATTTATACGTATTGTCCATGGTTTCGCAAGATCTTTATTGTAACGGATCAGCAAATACCTCCGTGGCTGTGCCTCGATGACCCTCGAGTGGAAATAATTGATCATCAAGAGATCTTTCAAGAAGAAGGAACCCTTCCCTGCTTTAATTCAAGCGCTATCGAGTGTCGATTACACCATATCCCGGATTTGGCGTCACATTGGATTTACCTGAACGATGATTTTTTTATTGGTCGGTCTGTAGAAAAATCGTTTTTTTTCACCCCGAAGGGGCTCCAAAACTCTTTTTCCCCCCCGCCATGAGAGAAGAGCATGTTTGTGAGCTGATTCAAGACCGTTCCCGTGCAACTCAAAGCCAGTATTTTAGCAGAATGAATTATACACGTAAGATTTTATATGATGAGACCGGTTGGTTGGATTTGCATGAACCCAAACATACACCACGTGTTTTTTATACACCGCAGGTGCGCACGGTTGAAGCACGGTTTTGGCAGTATATAGAACCAACCTTGCATCATCAGTTTCGGTCTCGTCACGGGATTCACTTTTTAAATCTGGTGTCATTCTATGCTCATATGAAAGGGACGGTGCCACATGAGATGTGCTACCGTATGAGACGGAGAGGAGCCTCCTTTCTTTCTCGGTTCGACTATATCAAAATATCTCCGCGGGACTCCGTTGTAAATAGAGTGGAGTATGGAGCAATCTCGTGGTTACGGCCGGCCTTTTTCTGTATTAATGATAATGGATCCACTACGGATATGGATCGGGTACGGATGCAGCGCTTTCTGCACCGCTACTACCCTGTTCCGGCACCGTGGGAACGGGAAGAGACAGATAAAGAGTGATTGTAATGAAGGGGTTTTACAAAGGATCTCAGATCGTATAAGGAGAAGTATGGATATAAGATATTACGTTATTAATATGGATAAAGATGGGGATCGTCTGGAACGTTTCCGTCAGCAGATGGATGCGCAGGGACTTTCCTTTACACGTCATGCCGGGCCGTTGCTCCAGAAGAATACAGTCTCTCTTTTTGGAAAAACCTTTCGTGTTACAGCCCCCGGTTATGCCGGTGTTGCCCTTGCCCATATTCGGTTGTGGCAAAAAATTGGACAGTTAGAGAATGATGCGTGTCTCTGTAACGTTTTTGAAGATGATGAAATTCTCCGTGCCAACTATGCAGAAAATCTACATCGTGAAATAGAAAAAATACCCGGAGACATAGACTTTTTTAATTTGAATGTCATACGTCCTTTGGGAAAAAAGGTTGCTCCGGATATCCTCAAGGTTGTCCATCCTACCTTTTCGCGAAAGCGATATCCTAATATTTGGCTCAGCAATTACGTTATCACCCCCGGCGGAGCTCGACGCATTTTGAAGTTGTTGGAACAGAATATGAAACACCTCAATATGAATTTTGACAAAACCTTTGTAGAAACAATTCATAGGTCGTGTGACCAGCTTAATTGTTATATCTTGGCCCCTATGAACAAGCTGTCTATTCATGATGAGGACGAATCATCAAAAAAAGAGATGAACAACAAGAACTGGGTACTTCGAATGTATGGTGCTGTGCGAGACCTCTTTAGAGGCTGATGGCGTTTTTTTTGTCGTGTCCTTTTATTATTATTTATATTCAATCAAAGTATATTAGTTTGAAAATTGGAGAATAGGCTTATGCAAAGTGTGTGGAATACGGCCATTGAAATGGAAAACAAGGGTATTGCCTTTTTTGAAGCTCGTGCAAAGGAAACAAAGAGTGAGGCCCTTGCGGGGATTTTTACTTTTTTGCAGAATCAAGAAGAGAAGCATCGTAATTTCTTTATGAGGATTTCTAACTCTGAACCTGCTGATATGCAGAGTGACGATGATGCTATTGCCTATGCGCGGAGTGCTTTTGATAGCCTAAAAGAC includes the following:
- a CDS encoding IMP dehydrogenase, with amino-acid sequence MAKVISDVSRTFSEYLLLPGLTKRTASPAKVSLCTPISRYGTGETPRLSLNIPFVSASMQAVSGVDMATALARKGGAAFIFASQSIDDQAAMVRAVKKYKAGFVLSDTNATPDTPLSAVLEKIAQTGHSTVAVTDDGSATGRFLGIVTDKDYWVKEDDLSRPVSAYMTPVENVYLAHSGVSLHEANCLLRKYRKDCLPVINAEGHLDSLVFRKDFIEHTDNPLELIDSEKRLIAAAGINTHDYKERVPALVAAGVDVLTIDSSDGYSEYQRDCALWIREKYGDSLVVGGGNVVSADGFRYLAEEAQLDFVKVGIGGGSICITREQKGIGRGQASAVLEVAAARDEYYEKTGVYVPICSDGGLSNDTQIIIATAMGADFVMMGRYFAMTDESPTEKLSIRGQRYKAYWGEGSNRARNWQRYSDEKNSSGKMKFEEGVDAYVPASGPLSEVLDVTLAKLRSTMCNVGADSLKDFSQKAVLTRISEQSFVEGGTSNVVQLDQTHSEG
- a CDS encoding glycosyltransferase family 25 protein, whose protein sequence is MDIRYYVINMDKDGDRLERFRQQMDAQGLSFTRHAGPLLQKNTVSLFGKTFRVTAPGYAGVALAHIRLWQKIGQLENDACLCNVFEDDEILRANYAENLHREIEKIPGDIDFFNLNVIRPLGKKVAPDILKVVHPTFSRKRYPNIWLSNYVITPGGARRILKLLEQNMKHLNMNFDKTFVETIHRSCDQLNCYILAPMNKLSIHDEDESSKKEMNNKNWVLRMYGAVRDLFRG
- a CDS encoding stealth family protein, yielding MRYLDTLPVDFVYTWVNDQDPAWQRRKQRALGGSTVEAAAVESCRFVNSDELRYSLRSIYTYCPWFRKIFIVTDQQIPPWLCLDDPRVEIIDHQEIFQEEGTLPCFNSSAIECRLHHIPDLASHWIYLNDDFFIGRSVEKSFFFTPKGLQNSFSPPP